One segment of Glaciihabitans arcticus DNA contains the following:
- a CDS encoding ROK family transcriptional regulator: MSGDAPVVGRHGSASSSETTRRANLSLVLSLVHHSGALSRAEITRMTGLNRSTIATLVAHLGELGLVYETAAATPAQIGRPSPTVRATSSTAAIAVNPEIDAVTIGLVGLGGEVIRKIRFATEQAPSAREVANITAAIVEGMRTELEQSYRIVGIGVAVPGLTRADDGVVSYAPHLGWRDEPIAAMIAEATGFAVSAANDASLGAGAELLFGAGKGSHDLIYLNGGASGIGGGVISNGVLRTGRNGYAGELGHTLVNSAGVACHCGASGCLETEVSLARLQRLVGLAGADLEVVEAALHAGTPELVLPEIHRQLDFLAIALRNAVNVFNPERVILGGFLATVFSLAPDYLIDRVTSLSLHGPGEVVQISRAVLGTNILMIGAAELALSGVLADPLLLAVEPVA; encoded by the coding sequence ATGTCGGGGGACGCCCCCGTCGTGGGTCGACACGGGAGCGCGAGCTCCAGCGAGACGACCAGGCGGGCAAACCTCTCCCTTGTGCTCTCGCTCGTGCACCACTCGGGCGCGCTCAGTCGCGCCGAGATCACGCGCATGACCGGACTCAATCGCTCCACCATCGCCACGCTCGTCGCCCACCTCGGCGAGCTCGGGCTCGTCTACGAGACGGCGGCGGCCACGCCGGCACAGATCGGCAGGCCGAGCCCGACGGTGCGCGCGACGTCATCCACAGCTGCGATCGCGGTGAACCCCGAGATCGATGCCGTGACGATCGGGCTGGTCGGGCTGGGCGGCGAAGTGATCCGCAAGATCCGGTTCGCGACCGAGCAGGCTCCGTCGGCACGCGAGGTCGCCAACATCACGGCGGCGATAGTCGAGGGTATGCGCACGGAGCTCGAGCAGAGCTATCGCATCGTCGGCATCGGGGTCGCCGTGCCCGGGCTCACGCGGGCCGACGACGGCGTGGTGAGCTACGCACCGCACCTCGGCTGGCGCGACGAGCCGATCGCGGCCATGATCGCCGAGGCGACGGGCTTCGCGGTGAGCGCGGCCAACGACGCCTCGCTCGGCGCAGGAGCCGAGCTGCTGTTCGGTGCGGGCAAGGGCTCGCACGACCTCATCTACCTGAACGGCGGCGCGAGCGGCATCGGCGGCGGGGTCATCAGCAACGGTGTGCTGCGCACGGGCCGCAACGGCTATGCCGGCGAACTCGGCCACACGCTCGTCAACTCGGCGGGTGTGGCCTGCCATTGTGGTGCGAGTGGATGTCTCGAAACCGAGGTCTCGCTTGCTCGCCTCCAGCGGCTCGTCGGACTGGCAGGCGCCGATCTCGAGGTCGTCGAAGCCGCGCTGCACGCGGGGACCCCGGAGCTCGTGCTCCCCGAGATCCATCGACAGCTCGACTTCCTCGCGATCGCCCTGCGCAACGCGGTGAACGTCTTCAACCCCGAGCGGGTGATCCTGGGCGGGTTCCTCGCGACGGTTTTCTCGCTCGCACCCGACTACCTCATCGACCGAGTCACATCGTTGTCCCTGCACGGTCCGGGCGAGGTCGTGCAGATCTCGCGCGCCGTGCTGGGCACTAACATCCTGATGATCGGGGCGGCAGAACTCGCACTCTCCGGGGTGCTCGCAGACCCTCTGCTGCTTGCCGTAGAGCCCGTCGCCTGA
- a CDS encoding sugar phosphate isomerase/epimerase family protein produces MARPITLFTGQWADLPFEEVAKLASGWGYDGLEIACWGDHLDPWRWDEPGYVEGKLALLEKYNLKVYAISNHLKGQAVCDDPIDQRHRDILPDVVWGDGNPEGVRQRAAEEMKNTARLAASLGVKTVIGFTGSSIWKYVAMFPPVSQEAIDAGYQDFADRWNPILDVFDEVGVRFAHEVHPSEIAYDYYTTVRALEAIGHREAFGLNWDPSHMVWQEIDPVGFLWDFKDRIYHVDCKDTKMRAKDGRSGRLGSHLAWADGRRGWDFISTGHGDVPWEASFRMLNQIGYDGPISVEWEDAGMDRLIGAPEALEFVRRLAFDAPSAAFDAAFSSK; encoded by the coding sequence ATGGCTCGCCCCATCACCCTGTTCACCGGCCAGTGGGCCGACCTCCCCTTCGAAGAGGTGGCGAAGCTCGCCTCCGGCTGGGGCTACGACGGCCTCGAGATCGCCTGCTGGGGCGACCACCTCGATCCGTGGCGCTGGGACGAACCGGGCTACGTGGAGGGCAAGCTCGCGCTGCTCGAGAAGTACAACCTCAAGGTCTACGCGATCTCGAACCACCTCAAGGGCCAGGCGGTCTGCGACGACCCGATCGACCAGCGTCACCGCGACATCCTGCCCGACGTCGTCTGGGGCGATGGAAACCCGGAAGGTGTGCGCCAGCGCGCGGCCGAGGAGATGAAGAACACCGCCCGTCTCGCAGCCTCGCTCGGCGTGAAGACGGTCATCGGTTTCACCGGTTCGTCGATCTGGAAGTACGTCGCGATGTTCCCGCCGGTCTCCCAGGAGGCGATCGATGCCGGCTACCAGGACTTCGCCGACCGCTGGAACCCGATCCTCGACGTCTTCGACGAGGTCGGCGTGCGGTTCGCCCACGAGGTGCACCCGAGCGAGATCGCCTACGACTACTACACGACGGTTCGCGCCCTCGAAGCCATCGGCCACCGCGAGGCGTTCGGTCTCAACTGGGACCCCTCGCACATGGTCTGGCAGGAGATCGACCCCGTCGGATTCCTCTGGGACTTCAAGGACCGCATCTACCACGTGGACTGCAAGGACACGAAGATGCGCGCGAAGGACGGGCGCAGTGGACGCCTCGGTTCGCACCTCGCCTGGGCCGACGGCCGCCGCGGCTGGGACTTCATCTCGACCGGTCACGGCGACGTGCCGTGGGAGGCGTCGTTCCGCATGCTCAATCAGATCGGCTACGACGGCCCCATCTCCGTGGAGTGGGAGGACGCCGGCATGGATCGCCTGATCGGTGCGCCCGAGGCGCTCGAGTTCGTGCGTCGCCTTGCCTTCGACGCGCCCTCCGCCGCCTTCGACGCCGCCTTCAGCTCCAAGTAG
- a CDS encoding Gfo/Idh/MocA family protein, whose translation MVGYGFMGAAHSQGWRVAPRFFDLPATPTMDILVGRNAEAVSAAADKWGWAETATDWREVIARDDVDVIDIVTPGDSHAEIAIAALEAGKHVLCEKPLANSVEEARLMADAAAHAAERGVYAMVGFTYRRVPAATFARDLVAAGRLGEIYQVRASYLQDWLIDPEAPLAWRLQKHLAGSGALGDIGAHAVDLAQYVTGSSLASVSGTIDTIIRERPLAENAHGLSATASTERGEVTVDDIALFTGRFESGVLGSFEATRFSTGRKNALRLEVSGSKGALSFDLENLNSLEFYDATLPAGTQGFSTIQVTEPEHPYIAAWWPAGHTLGYEHGFAHQAKDFVEAVAAGSQPTPSFADGLQVQQVLAAVESSSDSGSAWTNVTDQK comes from the coding sequence ATGGTGGGCTACGGCTTTATGGGAGCAGCACATTCCCAGGGGTGGCGCGTCGCCCCCCGATTCTTCGATCTTCCGGCCACGCCGACGATGGACATTCTCGTCGGGCGCAATGCCGAAGCCGTCTCTGCCGCCGCTGACAAGTGGGGCTGGGCCGAGACCGCGACCGATTGGCGCGAGGTGATCGCCCGCGACGACGTGGACGTCATCGACATCGTGACCCCCGGCGACTCCCACGCGGAGATCGCCATCGCCGCCCTCGAGGCGGGCAAGCACGTGCTGTGCGAGAAGCCCCTGGCCAACTCCGTCGAAGAAGCGCGATTGATGGCGGATGCCGCGGCGCACGCAGCGGAACGCGGCGTGTACGCCATGGTCGGCTTCACCTACCGACGGGTCCCCGCCGCGACCTTCGCGCGTGACCTCGTGGCGGCCGGCAGGCTCGGCGAGATCTACCAGGTGCGCGCGAGCTACCTGCAGGACTGGCTCATCGACCCGGAGGCCCCGCTGGCCTGGCGCCTGCAGAAGCACCTCGCGGGATCCGGTGCGCTCGGCGACATCGGCGCCCACGCTGTCGACCTCGCGCAGTACGTCACGGGATCCTCGCTCGCGAGTGTCTCCGGAACGATCGACACGATCATCAGGGAACGCCCGCTCGCCGAGAACGCCCACGGACTGTCCGCGACGGCATCGACCGAGCGTGGCGAGGTGACCGTCGACGACATCGCCCTGTTCACGGGTCGATTCGAGAGCGGTGTGCTCGGCAGCTTCGAGGCCACGCGCTTCAGCACCGGCCGCAAGAACGCGCTGCGCCTCGAGGTATCCGGATCGAAGGGCGCGCTGTCGTTCGATCTCGAGAACCTCAACTCCCTCGAGTTCTACGACGCGACGCTGCCGGCCGGAACGCAGGGCTTCAGTACCATCCAGGTCACCGAGCCGGAACATCCCTACATTGCGGCCTGGTGGCCGGCCGGTCACACGCTGGGCTACGAGCACGGGTTCGCGCATCAGGCGAAGGACTTCGTCGAGGCCGTGGCCGCGGGCTCCCAGCCCACCCCGTCGTTCGCGGACGGCCTGCAGGTTCAGCAGGTGCTCGCGGCAGTGGAATCCAGTTCAGACAGCGGAAGCGCCTGGACAAACGTTACCGACCAGAAGTAG
- a CDS encoding substrate-binding domain-containing protein, producing MLATRKLRRNLFITAGATFAVAALLTGCTAAPGTGTQTGGGTVEGNEATGDTIVIGFSGPAADHGWLGAINSAAKAEAEKYPDIDLKIAEGTNDASLQISQVEGFINDKVDAIVLLPTDGAALTEVAIKAMEAGIPVINVDREFSSTFAARVTILGDNFGMGVTAGTYICEQLGDNPDAIVAEVAGIDSLPLTQQRSEGFATALEDCGLKVNNRVAADFTIAGGEAVTSQLLQAAPKIDAIWNHDDDQGVGVLAAIDAAGRDEFFMVGGAGSRAAMDAIQADSGVLKATVIYPSTQAADGIRLARLVAQGKSLSDIVEVEVPSRIVLNAPIVTKDNVDKFIDFSFT from the coding sequence ATGCTGGCAACACGCAAGCTCCGCCGCAATCTGTTCATCACGGCGGGTGCAACGTTCGCCGTTGCCGCGCTGCTGACGGGCTGCACCGCAGCACCCGGCACCGGAACCCAGACGGGCGGTGGAACCGTCGAAGGCAACGAGGCTACGGGTGACACCATCGTCATCGGCTTCTCCGGCCCCGCGGCCGACCACGGATGGCTCGGCGCCATCAACTCGGCCGCCAAGGCCGAGGCCGAGAAGTACCCGGACATCGACCTCAAGATCGCGGAGGGCACGAACGACGCCAGCCTGCAGATCAGCCAGGTCGAGGGCTTCATCAACGACAAGGTCGACGCCATCGTGCTTCTGCCCACCGATGGTGCTGCACTCACCGAGGTAGCGATCAAGGCGATGGAGGCCGGTATCCCGGTCATCAACGTGGACCGCGAGTTCTCGAGCACCTTCGCCGCACGCGTCACCATCCTCGGTGACAACTTCGGCATGGGTGTGACCGCCGGTACCTACATCTGCGAGCAGCTCGGCGACAACCCCGACGCGATCGTCGCAGAGGTCGCCGGCATCGACTCCCTTCCGCTCACGCAGCAGCGCAGCGAGGGATTCGCCACGGCACTCGAGGACTGTGGACTCAAGGTGAACAACCGCGTTGCGGCTGACTTCACCATCGCCGGTGGAGAAGCCGTCACCTCGCAGCTGCTCCAGGCCGCTCCGAAGATCGACGCCATCTGGAACCACGATGACGACCAGGGTGTCGGTGTCCTCGCGGCAATCGACGCAGCCGGCCGTGACGAGTTCTTCATGGTGGGTGGCGCGGGTTCGCGTGCGGCCATGGACGCGATCCAGGCCGACAGCGGAGTGCTCAAGGCAACCGTCATCTACCCGTCGACGCAGGCTGCTGACGGAATCCGTCTCGCCCGCCTCGTCGCGCAGGGCAAGTCGCTGAGCGACATCGTCGAGGTCGAGGTGCCGTCGCGCATCGTGCTGAACGCGCCGATCGTCACGAAGGACAACGTCGACAAGTTCATCGACTTCTCCTTCACATAA